Sequence from the Candidatus Accumulibacter similis genome:
ACGCGCTGGCACGGGGTCGCATCTGCTCGATCGGAACTGCCGCCGCCGCATCCGGCGTCAGCGAAAACTGCGAGTCGCCGAACGCTGTCCGCGCAGGCGCTTGCGCCGTCGCCGGCTGCAGCGGCTCGATGGCTGCTGCAGCGCGACGGCGACGAACGAGCAACAGCGACAGCAGCAGAAGCAGGGCCGCCGCCCCCGCCCCGTAAATCAGCCAGGAACCGGATTCGCCAGCCGCGGCCGGGGTTGCCGGCTGCGAGCGCACGCTGGGAGGCGGCTCGCTGCTCACCGGCAGCGCCGGCGACGGCACGTTGGCCACGGCCAGTGGCGCACCACCCTGGGCGGCCGCGGCCGCTGGCGTACTCGCCGCGCCGGCTGCTGCCGGCAGCCGCGACTCGCCGGCCGGATTGCCGCCAGGCAGGGCCGCTGCCCCACCCTGCAGTCTTTCCGTCGCTCGCTTGAGTTCGGCGACGTTGGCTTCCAGCCAGGCCAGCTTGTTGCTCATCGCTTCCTGATCGTCGGCCGGGTCGTTGAGCATCCCGAGCGCCCTTTGTTCGAGACGCAGCAATTCACGCCCCAGCCCGCTCGTCGTTGCCGGCTCCGACAACTCGTCGCTCGTGCTCAGCGGCGCGGCTTCTCCCTTCGCCGCTGCCGCGCGGCCGCCGCGTACGCTCTCGGCGAGGGCAGCCGGCGCCCGCTGCGGCGGTGGAACGGCCGCCACCGGCGGCCGCGGCGCATCGGTCGCTGCCGGCCTGCTGTCGGTCTTGTCCAAGGCCGCCGCCGAAGCCGCGCCGGGTCCGCGCGGCGACGCGACCACGGCCGCCGGGTCGGCAAGCAGGATCGTGTATTGTCTGCTGGCACCAGCGGCACATTCGGAACGAACACCCAGATGCACTGCCGGGTCGGCGATCGCTGCCCGGGAGACAACGGTCAACCGACCGTGGCCTCCCTCGCGCCGATAACTCAGGCGCGCCTCTGTGATCCACGGCAGGCCGTCGCTCGCAGCTTGCGGCCGGAAGAGCTTCAGGCACGCGGGGTCGAAACGCTCGGCCGGATGCTCGCTGACTTCGATCTCGGCCTGCAGCACCTGGCCAACGCGCGCCGAACTGCGCAGTTCCCCGAGGACGACCGCACGTGCCCCGGGAATACCGAGGGAAAGCAGCAGCAGGAAGAGAATCGGCGCGAAGCGCCGCATGCCGGCATGCATCAGGAAGGCTCGCACCGGCACTGAGACGCGTCGTTCGGTGGGCTCATTTGCGTCCAGGAAACAGGGCTTCGCCGCTGTCCACAAGCAAGTGCGGTCGATAGACAGCCAGGAGGGTGCTCAGCATTCCCGACAGCCAGGCCTCGGAGAAGCCGAGCAGGAGGAAGTACGGCAGGTACTCGTCCGCCAGGTAGTGGCCGGCGTAGGAGCCCGCCAGCGCGAACAGCAGGCTGGATGCCAGGCCGACGGCGATCACCGCCAGCGCGGCGGTGAAGAAACCCTTGCAGAAAATGAAGACGAAAAGGTGGCCCGGCAGCAGGCGGTCGACCAGGCGGTGGGCAGCGTGACTGACGGCGACACCGACGCCCGCCATGAGGAGGGCATTGACCGCGAAAACCTGCCAGCCGGCTGCACCGTTCAGCGTGACACCGAGCAGAACCGCGCTCAGACCCAAGAAAGCCAGCGGCCAGCCAAAGCAGAGGGTGAACACCGTCGCCCCGAGCAGGTGCAGCGACAGGCCAGGCTTCACCCCGGCCTGCAGCTGCCAGAGCAGGATGAGCGCGACGATCATCGCCAGGAAGGCATTCAGACGCCCACTGTCCGCCAGCAGGCGCCACGGTGCCCGCCGGGCAGCCAGCACCACCGCAGCGGCGTAGACGAACCAGGCGAGGACCGTCCAGGCCGTGCCCAGCAGACCGTCCGGCAAGTTCATGCTGCCTGCCCTGGTTGCCGGCATTCAGCCGAGTTCCGCCTGCAGTGCCGGCACGACTTCGAAGAGATCGGCCACCAGGCCATAATCGGCAACCTGGAAGATCGGCGCTTCGGCATCCTTGTTGATGGCGACGATTATCTTGCTGTCCTTCATTCCGGCGAGATGCTGGATGGCGCCCGAAATGCCGACGGCAATGTAGAGCTGTGGCGCGACGATCTTGCCCGTCTGGCCGACCTGATAATCGTTCGGCACGAAACCGGCGTCGACCGCAGCCCGCGAAGCGCCGAGCGCTGCCCCGAGCCTGTCCGCCAGCGGTTCGAGCAGGCGGTGGAAATTCTCGCCGTTGCCCATGCCGCGGCCACCCGATACGATCACTTTCGCAGCCGTCAGTTCGGGTCGCTCGGACTTGGTCAATTCGCGCCCCAGGAGCCGGCTGAGACCGAGATCGGCGCCGGCAGGCACCGTCTCGATGGCCGCGCTGCCGCCCTCGCCTGCCGCCTCGAAAGCCGTCGCGCGCACCGTGACGACCTTCACCGGATCGGCCGACTGCACGGTGGCGACGACGTTGCCGGCGTAGATCGGGCGAACGAAGGTGTCAGCCGATTCGATTCCCGAGATCTCCGAGATCTGCGCGACGTCGAGCAATGCCGCGACGCGCGGCATGCAGTTCTTGCCAATCGTCGTCGCGGCCGCCAGGAGATGCGAGTAGGCAGCGGCCATGCCGACCACCAGTGCCGCGACGTTCTCCGGCGACTGGGTCGCGTAATGCGGCGCGTCTACCACCAGCACCTTGCCGACGCCGCTGATCCGCGCCGCTGCCGCGGCCGCATCGGCGCAGTTGCTGCCGGCCACCAGCAGGTGGATCTCGCCACCCAGCTTCGTCGCCGCGGTCACGGCATTGAGGGTTGCCGCCTTGATCGAGCTATTGTCGTGCTCAGCAATAACGAGAATGGCCATGGTCAGATCACCTTTGCTTCAGTCTTGAGTTTTAGTACCAGATCGGCGGCATCCGCCACCTTGATGCCGGCGGACCGCTTGGGCGGCTCCGCCGCCTTGAGGGTCTTCAGTCGCGGCGCGACGTCGACCCCCAGCGCTGCCGGGTTGGTCGTCTCGAGCGGCTTCTTCTTGGCCTTCATGATGTTCGGCAGGGTCGCGTAACGCGGTTCGTTGAGGCGCAGATCGCTGGTGACGACAGCCGGCAGGCCGACCTCGACGGTTTCCAGGCCACCGTCGATTTCCCGCGTCACCGTGGCCGTCTGGCCGGAGACGACGATTTTCGATGCGAAGGTCGCCTGTGGCCAGCCCAGCAGACCCGCGAGCATCTGGCCGGTCTGGTTGGCGTCGTCGTCGATCGCCTGCTTGCCGCAGAGGACGATCTGTGGCTGCTCCTTGGCGCACACCGCCTGCAGCAGCTTGGCGACAGCCAGCGGCTGCAGTTCGACATCCGTCTGGATCAGGATGCCGCGATCGGCGCCAATCGCCATCGCCGTGCGCAAGGTTTCCTGACAGTTGGCAACGCCTGCCGAAACCACCACGACTTCGGTTGCGATGCCTGCCTCCTTGAGACGGACCGCCTCTTCGACGGCGATCTCGTCGAAGGGATTCATGGACATCTTGACGTTGGCCAGATCGACGTCGCTCCCATCCGGCTTGACTCGAACCTTGACGTTGTAATCCACCACCCGTTTGACTGGAACGAGGATCTTCACTTTCTTCTCCTTGATCACTACACGCAATGCAATGCAATGTCAGACGTCATCCCGCAGGCGGCATTTGACATTCCCGAATTCTGACCAGACAATGCGCCATACCGCATCGTATGGAGAGCGTACGGTACCGTATGGGCGGCAGGCTGTCAAGACTGCGGCCGGCAGCTTGGGGCTCAGGCTGATAATATTGCCTGAGGCGCGCGTTTGAGGAAAGGACCAGATGACGATGAAGCACCGGAACATCCGACCGCGTGCTGCTCTTGGCCGCGACGAGTGGATTCAGGCGGCGATCGACAAGCTTGCCGAGCAGGGCGTCAACGGCATGCGGGTCGAAGTCCTGGCGAAGACCTTTGGTGTCACCAAGGGCAGTTTCTACTGGCATTTCAAGGATCGCAACGACCTCGTCGAGGCCGTTCTGCAAGCCTGGCGTGATGGCCGCATCCAGGACATCGAGAAGCAGACGATCGCCACTCCGGGTGCCGAGGAGCAGCAACTGCTGCATCTGATCGAGATCTACTCTGCCACCCGCAACCGCAAGGGCATGTCGATCGAACTGGCGGTGCGTGAATGGGCACGGCGCGACGCGCAGGCGGCGGCGATCGTCGCCGAGGTCGACACCTGGCGCCTCGAGGCGACGCGCAAGCTTTTTGTCGCCCTCGGATCGTCGGAGGAGGTCGCCAAGAGCCGCAGCCTGCTCCTCTACGCCTACGTTTTCGGGCAGAGCCTGATGGCCTGTGAGAACTATGATCCGCGAATCGCCGAGTTCAAGCGCTGGATCGCCGAGCTGATCGTTCGCCAGCGGCAGGAACAGCCTGGCGCCGCCACCTGACAACACCGCCTGCCATTCTTCGTTGCCCGAGGTTGCCCGATGCCGCAAGCCAGAAACACCCAGCAGTTGATCCTCGCGCTCGACCAGGGAACGACCAGCTCACGCGCGATCCTCTTCGCGCGTGACGCGACGATCCACGGCGTCGCGCAGCAGGAGTACCCGCAGCACTACCCGCAGCCCGGCTGGGTCGAGCACGACGCCAACGACATCTGGCGGACGCAGCTCGCCGTCGCCCGCAGCGTCCTGCGCGAGCACGGCGTCGCCGCCAGCCGGCTCGCCGCCGTCGGCATCACCAACCAGCGCGAGACGACCGTCCTCTGGGACCGCGCGAGCGGCGAACCGCTGTACCGGGCGATCGTCTGGCAGGACCGGCGGACCGCCGGGCTGTGCGATTCGCTGCGTGCGGCCGGCCATGCCGAGACCTTTCGCGAGCGGACTGGGCTGGTGGTCGATGCCTATTTTTCCGGCACCAAGCTGAAATGGCTGCTCGACCACATCCCCGGTGCCCGCGCGCGTGCCGAGCGTGGCGAGCTTGCCTTTGGCACGATCGACTGCTGGCTGGCGTGGAAGCTGTCCGCCGGCCGGGTGCACGTCACCGATCCATCGAACGCCTCGCGTACCCTCCTCTTCGACATTCGCCGCGGCTGCTGGGATGACGAGCTTCTCGCCCTGCTCGACATCCCGCCGGCAGTCCTGCCGCAGGTGGTGGACAGCAGTGGCGTCATGACGATGATCGCCGGCGACCTTCTCGGCGCCGAGGTACCACTTGCCGGCATCGCCGGCGACCAGCAGGCGGCGACCTTCGGCCAGGCCTGCCTCGCCCACGGCATGGCAAAGAATACCTATGGCACGGGCTGCTTCCTGCTGCTGAACACCGGCGGCGAGGCGATGAACTCGCGCCACCGCATGCTGGCGACAGTCGGCTGGCGGCTGCGCGACCAGACGACCTATCTCCTCGAAGGCAGCGTGTTCATGGGCGGTGCCGTCGTGCAGTGGCTGCGCGATGGTCTCGGGATGATTGCCCGCGCCGACGAGATCGAAGCGCTGGCGTCGTCGGTCCCCGACAGTGGTGGCATCTACCTCGTCCCGGCACACACCGGTCTCGGTGCGCCGTACTGGGATCCGTACGCGCGCGGTGCGCTGCTTGGCATGACTCGCGGCACCAGCCGCGCCCATGTCGCGCGCGCGGCACTCGAAGCGATCGCCTTCCAGAGCGCCGAGGTCCTCGGCGCGATGGAACTCGATTGCGGTCGACGGCTGCGTGAACTGCGGGTCGACGGTGGGGCGGCTGCCAACGACCTGTTGCTGCAGTTCCAGTCCGACCTGCTCGGCGTACCCGTGGTCCGCCCACGCATCATCGAAACCACGGCCCTCGGCGCTGCCTACCTCGCCGGACTGGCGGTCGAGTTCTGGCACGACGAGGCTGAGCTGGCTGCGTTGTGGCAGGCCGACCGGCGTTTCGAGCCCGGCATGTCCGCCGACCAGCGCACGATGCTGCTCAAGGGGTGGCGACGCGCGGTCGAGCGCAGTCGCGACTGGGCGACGGCAGACTGACGGGCCGCGCGGGAGCAGGCAGCCCGCGCGGCTGATCAGCGGTCGCTGCAGCGCTGACGACGGTCACAAAGCGAACCGGCACCGTCCTCGCCGGCAGGACCCGTACCTTGCCGACGCGCAGCGCAGACCGGGTGGGCGGAGCCACAGGGCTTCGCCCACCCGACCTCCCGCACCACAGGTCAGGGCTTGCGACCCCGGGCCAGCCACATGGCGGCAGCCGCCAGCGCGAGCAGGCTCAACGACTCCGGCTCGGGAACGGTGTTGGCGACCGCCAACGCGGGTGCGGAAACGGACAACAGAAACGCAAGCAACGGCAGAGCGCGCATGGGAACCTCCTCCTCGCGAAAATCGATGAACGACCACCCCCACTACCTGAGCATTGCTCGACAGAGCACAAGCAAGAATCGTGCCTGGTTGCCCATCTCACCGATTTAGTGATTTTCTTTCCTTCCCGGTGCGCCTTCGTCCACCCGAAATGTAAAATTTTCCGACAGTCCGCGATGACAGCCACGCAATTGAATGGCTGGCGATCAGCAGCCGCAGCCGCGCTCGCTGTCGTCATCGCGTGACCGTCCGCCTCATGAATCGCGCAGATGCTCGGCCATCCTCGTCCGCTGCCGTCCATCCGGCAAGCGGCCCCGCGCCGCGGCGAGATTGTCTTCCAGATGCTGCACCTTGTTCGTCGCCGGAATGACGCAGGTCACTGTCGGCTGCGCGAGAATGAACTTGAGGAAGAACTGCGCCCAGCTGGTGCAGTCGAACTCGGCCGTCCATGCCGGCAGCGGCCGGCCGCGTACGCGCGTGAACAAGGCCCCCTGTGCGAATGGTCGGTTGATGACGACGGCGATCCCCAGATCCTGCGCCAGCGGCAGCAGCCGGCTTTCGGCGTCGCGTTCGGCCATGCTGTAGTTGATCTGTACGAAGTCCGGCCGTGCCGAACGCAGAACCGTTTCGACCTGGCGATGGGCGCTGGCATGGTAATGCGTGACGCCGAGATAACGAATCCGTCCCTCCCGTTGCCAATCACGCATCGTCGCCAGATGGACCTGCCAGTCGACGAGATTGTGCACCTGCATCAGATCCAGTTGCCGGGTGCGCAGCCGGATGAACGAGGTCTCCATCTGGCGGATCCCCTCGGCGGCGCCGCTGGTCCACACCTTGGTCGCGAGGAACAGTCTGTCGCGCGTGCCGAGCGTGTCGGCGAGATGGCCGAGCACGGATTCGGCACGGCCGTACATCGGCGAACTGTCTACGACCTGCCCGCCGAGCGCGACGAAGCGTGCCAGCACCTGCTGCAGTGCCGGCAGCGCTGCGTCCGCGACATCGAAGGTCTCGTAGGTGCCGAGTCCGATGGCGGCAATCCGCTCGCCCGACGCCGGGATGCGTCTCCTGAGGACGTTGCCGTCGGCGGCGGTGGGCGGCGCGCCGCCAGCCAGGGCAAGCCCGGTCGCGGCAATGATCTTCAAGGCCATGCGCCGGCCATCGCACGGCACCTCTGTCGGTTCCAGACGCATCACTTCCTCCTTCCGGAAGCTGCGGCAACGAGTTGGCTGCGCCGCCGGCCTGCGTCCGGACGGCGCGTTGCCACGCTGACCCATTGTACGGGCTCGCTCGGGCTTTCGCCGGTCCTGCCGCGCCCCACCCGTCCGGGTCGCACAGCATGACTGGTGGCCCTTCAACCCGCGGTCGGTGAATCGCCCGCCGGTCTCCCCGTGCCGCCGTCGCCAATCGGAGCCGACACCAGCCGTCGGTAGCGACTGCCCAGTTGCAGCCCCAGCCAGGCCAGTGTCAGGACGCCGGGAATGGCCGCCAGGGCGACACCCGTGGTGGCAAGGCCGGCGATCGCGTACAGCCAGCCGCCGAGCGCGTCGCCGGCGCGCGAGAGCAGCGTGTCGATGACGTTCTTCGCCTTGTACCGCGGCTCGCGGTCGACCGCCGTGAACAGCGCCTCGCGTGCCGGCCGCAGCAGACCATGGCCACCCGCCCGGGCGATGACCTGGATGCAGAGCACGGTGGCCAGTGCCGGCAGTGCCGTCAGTGCCGCCAGCGGCAGCGTCAGCAGCAGAGGCACCACCGCCAGCGTGATGCCGAGCCCCAGCCGTTGCATCAGCCGGCCGGCGACCAGCGCCTGCAGCGCGAGTGCGAGCAGATTCACTCCCAGGTCGAGCATCGCGAAGAGTTGCGTGCGCGACTCGGCCGTCAGCGCGGCTGCCTTGACGAGGCGCGCCTGTTCGAAATAGACGAAGGTGCCGACGACGCTCTGCACGATGGCCAGCAGCGCGATCATCGCCAGGTAGGGCGAGCCGACCACCTCGGCGAGACCGGCGAGGACGCTGCCGCCGACCGGCTGGCCGGTGCTGCCGTGCGCTTTCGGGTCGCTGACCCGCAGGACGCACAGCAGCGACGACAGGATCAGTGCCGCGGCGACGAGCAGCAGCCCGTGAACGCCGACCGCGTGGACGGAAAGGGCGGTGATCGTCGGCCCGATCAGGGCACCGGTGCTGCCGCCGGCGGCGATCATGCCGAACAGCCGGCGCGCCTGCCCATGCTCGAAGCTGTCGGCCATGACCGTCCAGAAGAGCGAGACGACGACCAGGTTGAAAACGCTGATCCAGACGAACAGCGCCAGTGCCGCGGGCAACGAGACGGTGCCGGCGATCCACGCCTGGAAAGCGGCCAGTACCATCGTCGTGCAGCCGAAGACCGTCAACAGCAGCCCGTGGCGTGACAGGCGGGCAGCCGCCCAGCCATACAGCGGGACGATCGCCAGCATGCCGCCCAAGGTCAGGCTGAAGGCCCATTGCAGTTTCTCCGGGCCGATCACCACCCCCATCTCCTCGCGCACCGGGCGCAGCACGTAGTATCCCGCCAGCAGGAGGAAGAAGCCGCAGAACGACCAGAACAGTGCCCTGCCCTCGCCGACGCGGCAGCCAGCGAGTCGCCGGCAACGCCCGACCCAGGCGGCCGCACGCATCGTCATCGGCCGCCCCGGGCGGCGCTGCCGGCGGCAACGTCGGGGCGCGCCGGCGGCAGGCAGTCGGCGAAGTGGCCGTCCGGCGCAACATGCTGGAGCAAGCGACTGGTCATGGCGGTTCCATTCCGGCGCCGGAACAGGGCGCGACCTGCGACGACGTGATCTGCCGCATGCTACCTCAGGAAGCCAGCCGGCAGAATGGTTCATAATCCCGCCGATCCTGGCGGATCGCCGCCAGCAGGCATTCCGCCTGGAAAACCGCGACACGGAGAGAACCTTGGGCACGCCGCCGCGCCGCATCGCACATCTCGACATGG
This genomic interval carries:
- a CDS encoding energy-coupling factor ABC transporter permease, producing the protein MNLPDGLLGTAWTVLAWFVYAAAVVLAARRAPWRLLADSGRLNAFLAMIVALILLWQLQAGVKPGLSLHLLGATVFTLCFGWPLAFLGLSAVLLGVTLNGAAGWQVFAVNALLMAGVGVAVSHAAHRLVDRLLPGHLFVFIFCKGFFTAALAVIAVGLASSLLFALAGSYAGHYLADEYLPYFLLLGFSEAWLSGMLSTLLAVYRPHLLVDSGEALFPGRK
- a CDS encoding electron transfer flavoprotein subunit alpha/FixB family protein, which produces MAILVIAEHDNSSIKAATLNAVTAATKLGGEIHLLVAGSNCADAAAAAARISGVGKVLVVDAPHYATQSPENVAALVVGMAAAYSHLLAAATTIGKNCMPRVAALLDVAQISEISGIESADTFVRPIYAGNVVATVQSADPVKVVTVRATAFEAAGEGGSAAIETVPAGADLGLSRLLGRELTKSERPELTAAKVIVSGGRGMGNGENFHRLLEPLADRLGAALGASRAAVDAGFVPNDYQVGQTGKIVAPQLYIAVGISGAIQHLAGMKDSKIIVAINKDAEAPIFQVADYGLVADLFEVVPALQAELG
- a CDS encoding electron transfer flavoprotein subunit beta/FixA family protein — its product is MKILVPVKRVVDYNVKVRVKPDGSDVDLANVKMSMNPFDEIAVEEAVRLKEAGIATEVVVVSAGVANCQETLRTAMAIGADRGILIQTDVELQPLAVAKLLQAVCAKEQPQIVLCGKQAIDDDANQTGQMLAGLLGWPQATFASKIVVSGQTATVTREIDGGLETVEVGLPAVVTSDLRLNEPRYATLPNIMKAKKKPLETTNPAALGVDVAPRLKTLKAAEPPKRSAGIKVADAADLVLKLKTEAKVI
- a CDS encoding TetR/AcrR family transcriptional regulator, encoding MKHRNIRPRAALGRDEWIQAAIDKLAEQGVNGMRVEVLAKTFGVTKGSFYWHFKDRNDLVEAVLQAWRDGRIQDIEKQTIATPGAEEQQLLHLIEIYSATRNRKGMSIELAVREWARRDAQAAAIVAEVDTWRLEATRKLFVALGSSEEVAKSRSLLLYAYVFGQSLMACENYDPRIAEFKRWIAELIVRQRQEQPGAAT
- the glpK gene encoding glycerol kinase GlpK, translated to MPQARNTQQLILALDQGTTSSRAILFARDATIHGVAQQEYPQHYPQPGWVEHDANDIWRTQLAVARSVLREHGVAASRLAAVGITNQRETTVLWDRASGEPLYRAIVWQDRRTAGLCDSLRAAGHAETFRERTGLVVDAYFSGTKLKWLLDHIPGARARAERGELAFGTIDCWLAWKLSAGRVHVTDPSNASRTLLFDIRRGCWDDELLALLDIPPAVLPQVVDSSGVMTMIAGDLLGAEVPLAGIAGDQQAATFGQACLAHGMAKNTYGTGCFLLLNTGGEAMNSRHRMLATVGWRLRDQTTYLLEGSVFMGGAVVQWLRDGLGMIARADEIEALASSVPDSGGIYLVPAHTGLGAPYWDPYARGALLGMTRGTSRAHVARAALEAIAFQSAEVLGAMELDCGRRLRELRVDGGAAANDLLLQFQSDLLGVPVVRPRIIETTALGAAYLAGLAVEFWHDEAELAALWQADRRFEPGMSADQRTMLLKGWRRAVERSRDWATAD
- a CDS encoding PEP-CTERM sorting domain-containing protein, which produces MRALPLLAFLLSVSAPALAVANTVPEPESLSLLALAAAAMWLARGRKP
- a CDS encoding aldo/keto reductase gives rise to the protein MRLEPTEVPCDGRRMALKIIAATGLALAGGAPPTAADGNVLRRRIPASGERIAAIGLGTYETFDVADAALPALQQVLARFVALGGQVVDSSPMYGRAESVLGHLADTLGTRDRLFLATKVWTSGAAEGIRQMETSFIRLRTRQLDLMQVHNLVDWQVHLATMRDWQREGRIRYLGVTHYHASAHRQVETVLRSARPDFVQINYSMAERDAESRLLPLAQDLGIAVVINRPFAQGALFTRVRGRPLPAWTAEFDCTSWAQFFLKFILAQPTVTCVIPATNKVQHLEDNLAAARGRLPDGRQRTRMAEHLRDS
- a CDS encoding MFS transporter, translating into MTMRAAAWVGRCRRLAGCRVGEGRALFWSFCGFFLLLAGYYVLRPVREEMGVVIGPEKLQWAFSLTLGGMLAIVPLYGWAAARLSRHGLLLTVFGCTTMVLAAFQAWIAGTVSLPAALALFVWISVFNLVVVSLFWTVMADSFEHGQARRLFGMIAAGGSTGALIGPTITALSVHAVGVHGLLLVAAALILSSLLCVLRVSDPKAHGSTGQPVGGSVLAGLAEVVGSPYLAMIALLAIVQSVVGTFVYFEQARLVKAAALTAESRTQLFAMLDLGVNLLALALQALVAGRLMQRLGLGITLAVVPLLLTLPLAALTALPALATVLCIQVIARAGGHGLLRPAREALFTAVDREPRYKAKNVIDTLLSRAGDALGGWLYAIAGLATTGVALAAIPGVLTLAWLGLQLGSRYRRLVSAPIGDGGTGRPAGDSPTAG